One Archangium violaceum genomic window, CGCCGTCACGTCGACGCGTCCGTGCGGCCTTCCTCGGCTGTCATCGCGGCGAGCAACGCGGCCCAGACGGTCGAGCTGACCCTGGACGTGCTCGGCCAGGCGCCTCTCGAGTTGGACATCTCCGTGACGCCGGCCGTACCCGCGGGCTGGTCCGCCACGGCGCCATCATTCCGGCTGTCGTCACAGGGTCTGCCCGTGCAGTGGACGGGGCCACTCGCCATCACCGTGCCCGCGAACACTTCGTCGGGCGTGTATCCGCTCCAGGTTTCCGTCTCGGCGGATGGCGCGAACACCCTGACCCGAAACGTGACCATCGAGGTCCGGCCGGCGGGAACCTGCCTGCCCGAGATTCCCGAGCAATGCGCCGTGGATCTGACGCACGACCGCAACCATGACGGCACCGCGACGGTCACCCAATCGCGAGAGGGCAACTTCGACGGCCTGGGCTGGAGTTACGACGGAAGCCTGCTCCCCGTGGCCGGACCCATCACCTGGTCGGGTGTGACGTATTCGGCGCCCGATCCGAGCGGGAGCGCGAACAACTTCGTGGAGGCTCGCGGTCAGGCAATCCTTCTTCCGGAGGGCAATTATAAGACGCTTCACCTGATATCCGTGTCGCACAACGGTCCCGTGACGACGACGATCACCGTCCGGTATTCGGATGGCAGCCAGACGGACATCCCGGTCACGGCGGGGGACTGGGCGGGAAGCACGCCGTCGGGCACCACCGTGCCGCTCGACATGCCTCATCGGATCAAGGCCGGGAGCGGCGTGGACGGGCCACCGGTGCGATTGTTCGGCCAGTCACTCGCACTCGACCCGGCGAAGCAGGTGCACTCCTTGACCCTGCCGAACGACGCGCGGTTCGAGGTGTACGCGATCTCGCTCAGCGAATCCAAGTGAAGAGCCACGCACCCCACCGGGTGCCGTCAGGTACGTCAGTGTCGGGTCGCGATCTGCGGTCGCCTGCGGGAGCGGAGCGCGTTCAGCAGCGGCAACAGCGCGATGAACAGCCTCGTGAATCGGGGAAACCGGCTCACCTGGAAGACGTAGCCGTCGGGATCGGCGAAGAAGAGCGTCGGGACGCGCCGGTCGATGTCGACGCGGCGCAGGAACGTCGCTCCGCAGGCCACGAGGTGCTCCTGCACCGCCTCGAGCCGCGTCCCCGGGGAGACGATGAACCCGAAATGGTCGATGCCCCCCTGTTCTCCCGGGTGCCCCAGCGTCCGCTCGGTCTCTCCAGACTCCGGCTCGCTGCTCAGCGAGATCTGATCCTCGAGATTCGGGGACACGAGCGGAACGAACGTTCCGCCGCTCTTGGCCGGTCCGAAGCGGCGCATCCCGAACGCTCGCTCGTAGAACCGGGCCGACCGCTCGACGTCCCTCACCCTCAACGCGATGTGCCGCATGCCGAGAAACCGCATGGCGTGACCTCCTGCTTACTGACTCGCGGTCATTATAAATGACTCGAAGTCAGTAGGCAATCGCTCGCACGCGGGCCCGGAGGACGGAAGCGCGCGGCGATCCTTCCTTGCTCGAAGGGGTGTATCGCGGTGTGATTCGCGGTGTGATTGAGGCCAGGCATGGGATCTGACTCGAAGCGAGAGCGCGTGCCGCCCCCAAGGAAAGCCCGTCGACGTCGCCTCGCCTCCTCCGAGCGCCGGAGCGAGCTGCTCGATGCCGCGTATGAGCTGCTCAAGACGCGAGGAGAGGTGGGGCTGCGCGTCGAGGACATCACCCGCGCCGCCGGCGCCGCGAAGGGCACCTTCTACCTGTACTTCGAGTCCGTCGACGCGCTGCTCCTCGCGCTGCGGGAGCGCGTCGTTCAGGAGTACGCCGCCGCGGCCGCCACCCGCCTCGGTGAGCTCCGCGTCGGACTCGACTGGTGGGCCTGGATGGAGAAGGAGGTCGGCGCCTTCATCGACTTCCAGGTCGAGCTCGGGCCGCTCCACCGCGCGCTCTTTCACGGGCCGGTCTCCCTGCGTCCGAGCCCGGAGGGGCTCTCGGCCGAGGTCCTCGTCGCCGGCATGCTGCATCAGGGCGCCGCGCTCGGCGCAATCTCGGTGGAGGACGTCGAGACCACGGCATCGCTCGTGTTCCACCTCATTCACGGAAGCGCGGACAGCGTCGCCGATGGAGCCGACCGCCAGCGGGTCATCGCCGCCACGTGTCAGCTTCTTCGCGAGGGTCTCCGTGTGACGCGCGAGCGCTGACGCGGCATGAACGCTCCGCTCCGGAATACACTCCTGCATGCGCCCCCGCCGAGTGCGACGCACCCGCGCGGTGGCAGCCCTGATCCTCATTTGAGCTCACGGCGGCCGACCCGGGCACCCGGTGCCTGCCTCCACATGTCCAGAAACGCGCTGACCCGCTCGTGCTGCAGGTCCGCGACGGATGGGCCTCCTTCGCTTATTTGGACTCGACCCGTCCGAGCGGCCTGGCTACGCCCGTCAGCGCGTTTTGCGCTTCCTGCCAGGCGGAGTCTCCGGGGTAGAGCGCGGTGCGGAGGTAGGCCCAGGTGAGAAGCTGAACGGCAGCCACTCGCTCGGGGTTCTCGTCCGTGGTCTCGGCGACGTCATATCCCGAGACTCCGCCCAGCCCGTGCCCTGCGTCGAACAGGGTGAGCAGGGACTTGGGGCTTGGGGAGAGGAAGTATGGATCGGCGTGCCAGTCGGCGCCTGCGACCGTCAGGTGGGGAGAGTCGTCCTTGTCGCCGGCGACCACGAGCGCGGGCGTCGTCATCCTGGAGTAGTCGATGGTCGAGAAGAAGGAGTAGTTCTCGGCTGCGAACTTGCTGAGGGCGTCGCCTCTGCCGGGCGCGGCGAGCAGCACGCCCGCCTTGATCCGGGGTTCGGCGAGGTTCACTTCCGTTCCGTCGTGGGGATCCGTGTGCCGCGCGCCAAGCAGCAGGCTCGCGGTGTGCCCGCCCATCGAGTGCCCGACGACGGCCACCTTGCTTCGGTCCAAGCGCCCGGCGAGCTCAGTGACGGCGCGCTCGATCGCGTCGAGTTGGTCGAGGATGCGCTTCATGTCCTCGGCCCGCGCGCGCCAGTACAGAGGCGCATCGGGATCATTGGAGTCGAGGGTGAGCGTCTTTGAGTCGAGATGGGTGGGCTGGATGACGACGAAGCCGTGTGCCGCGAAGTAGTTGGCGAGTGGGGCGTAGCCGTTCAATGAGGAGAGGTGGTTGGAGCGGCCGTGGCCGTGCGAGAGCAGGATGATGGGCAGTTCGCTTCCGGTCACGGGCGCGGAGACTCGCACCTGGAGATCGACGGCGCGGCCGGGAGCTGGCAGCACGACTGGGCTGACCGAGAGGACCGGTGTGGGTGCGCTGGGGGTGTTGGCCGCGGAAGTCGGTTCGCTCATGATTCTGATTTCCTTTCGTGGGCTCGGCCCCGTGAAAACGCCCGGAGACGAGAGCGCGAACTTTGCTGCGCGGCGCGATCCGTGAATTGGAAGGACCGGACATTTTCATCGTTCCCTCCGCGCCGGCTTGAACGGCCGCAGTGGCCGCGCGAGGATACGAGGGTGCCGCGCACGATGGACTCTGCCGCCTTGACGTTCTCACTTTCCCGCTTCGTCGAGGACGTTCGCGGTCTCGTGCCAGTCGCTGGACGCGCAAGTCACGAACGGCTGCCCGACGGAAGAACGATCCTTGTCTTTCGAGTGTTCGAGGAGGGTCGGAAAGGGGATGTGGCCGTCGCTGGCCCGCGAACGCAGGCGCTGTTCAAGAACGCAACCGGCGTCGCGCGGGCGGTCATGCTTCAGTTCAAGCCAGGCTGGTCGGCGCAGCTCCTGGGCGTGGCCGCGAGCGCGCTGACGGACCGGATCGTCCCGCTGGAAGACATCTGGGGCCGTTCGGGC contains:
- a CDS encoding VOC family protein; protein product: MRFLGMRHIALRVRDVERSARFYERAFGMRRFGPAKSGGTFVPLVSPNLEDQISLSSEPESGETERTLGHPGEQGGIDHFGFIVSPGTRLEAVQEHLVACGATFLRRVDIDRRVPTLFFADPDGYVFQVSRFPRFTRLFIALLPLLNALRSRRRPQIATRH
- a CDS encoding TetR/AcrR family transcriptional regulator, translating into MGSDSKRERVPPPRKARRRRLASSERRSELLDAAYELLKTRGEVGLRVEDITRAAGAAKGTFYLYFESVDALLLALRERVVQEYAAAAATRLGELRVGLDWWAWMEKEVGAFIDFQVELGPLHRALFHGPVSLRPSPEGLSAEVLVAGMLHQGAALGAISVEDVETTASLVFHLIHGSADSVADGADRQRVIAATCQLLREGLRVTRER
- a CDS encoding alpha/beta hydrolase family protein, producing MSEPTSAANTPSAPTPVLSVSPVVLPAPGRAVDLQVRVSAPVTGSELPIILLSHGHGRSNHLSSLNGYAPLANYFAAHGFVVIQPTHLDSKTLTLDSNDPDAPLYWRARAEDMKRILDQLDAIERAVTELAGRLDRSKVAVVGHSMGGHTASLLLGARHTDPHDGTEVNLAEPRIKAGVLLAAPGRGDALSKFAAENYSFFSTIDYSRMTTPALVVAGDKDDSPHLTVAGADWHADPYFLSPSPKSLLTLFDAGHGLGGVSGYDVAETTDENPERVAAVQLLTWAYLRTALYPGDSAWQEAQNALTGVARPLGRVESK